A part of Polynucleobacter sp. MG-Unter2-18 genomic DNA contains:
- a CDS encoding formylglycine-generating enzyme family protein, whose translation MKNLQGRVLLIAVLAAFGLGSYLLWTNFFSKPQQAISEIRLGDGVNGPKGMAWVPGGEFLMGSDHKKAQANEKPTHKVKVSGFWMDTTHVTNDQFAQFVKETNYKTTAEQVPDWETIRVQLPPGTPKPPASVFVAGAMVFVGTKTKVNLNDYSQWWAYVPGANWRHPTGPKSNIDGKGNHPVVQVSYEDALAYAKWAGKRLPTEAEWEFAARGGLNQATYVWGDQLEQEGKLPANIWDVKKQAFPVVSPVISPKAGGAIGTSSVGTYPQNGYGLFDMTGNAWQWAADWYRADYFAIQAKEYGNSVVNNPLGPSNSYDPDDYGVPPNAPKRVIRGGSFLCNEDYCQSYRPSARRGADPYSPMSHLGFRLVKDSLQ comes from the coding sequence ATGAAAAATCTGCAGGGTCGCGTGTTGCTGATTGCAGTTCTTGCAGCTTTCGGATTAGGTTCTTATTTACTCTGGACTAATTTCTTTTCTAAGCCTCAGCAAGCTATTTCAGAAATCCGTTTAGGTGATGGCGTTAATGGCCCAAAAGGTATGGCTTGGGTTCCTGGTGGTGAATTTTTAATGGGTAGTGATCATAAAAAAGCGCAAGCCAATGAGAAGCCTACACATAAAGTGAAGGTGTCTGGATTTTGGATGGATACCACTCATGTCACTAATGATCAATTCGCACAATTTGTAAAAGAAACCAATTACAAAACCACCGCAGAGCAAGTTCCCGATTGGGAAACCATTCGCGTACAACTTCCACCAGGAACTCCTAAGCCGCCAGCCTCAGTATTTGTAGCTGGAGCAATGGTTTTTGTTGGTACAAAGACCAAAGTTAATCTGAATGACTACTCTCAATGGTGGGCCTATGTGCCTGGTGCAAATTGGCGGCATCCAACTGGCCCAAAAAGTAATATTGATGGCAAAGGCAATCATCCAGTAGTTCAAGTGAGTTACGAAGATGCTTTGGCATACGCCAAGTGGGCTGGAAAGAGATTGCCTACCGAAGCAGAATGGGAGTTTGCGGCTCGAGGAGGCTTAAATCAAGCAACCTATGTATGGGGCGACCAACTAGAGCAAGAGGGTAAGCTGCCAGCCAATATTTGGGATGTAAAAAAGCAAGCATTCCCGGTAGTGAGTCCAGTCATAAGTCCTAAAGCTGGCGGCGCAATCGGTACCAGTTCCGTTGGGACATATCCTCAAAATGGGTATGGCTTGTTTGATATGACTGGTAATGCTTGGCAATGGGCTGCCGATTGGTATCGCGCTGATTATTTTGCAATACAAGCTAAGGAGTATGGAAATAGCGTTGTGAATAATCCTCTTGGACCTAGTAATTCGTATGATCCTGATGATTATGGCGTTCCACCCAATGCCCCAAAACGGGTCATTCGTGGTGGATCCTTTTTATGCAATGAAGATTACTGCCAGTCGTATCGTCCAAGCGCACGTCGGGGTGCAGATCCATATAGCCCTATGTCGCATTTAGGATTTCGATTGGTAAAAGACTCCTTACAGTAA